In Nematostella vectensis chromosome 2, jaNemVect1.1, whole genome shotgun sequence, one genomic interval encodes:
- the LOC5521159 gene encoding protein phosphatase 1 regulatory subunit 27, which translates to MDRKVKFPHELVFHEMVKEGDSAEMSMFLKRPSVDPKSIINGTQGNQGPALHQLVFEGNLKCVRMLVNLGADVNMQNEEGFTPLHYCALSNNFDMAKFLMKKSANPDIADYNGKTPVDYTEDFDLIELFLMFSPDEQRRKSMSQPTIEINHCD; encoded by the coding sequence ATGGATCGTAAGGTGAAGTTTCCACACGAACTTGTCTTTCATGAGATGGTAAAAGAAGGCGACTCGGCGGAAATGTCGATGTTTTTGAAGCGTCCAAGCGTCGATCCGAAATCCATCATAAACGGCACGCAAGGAAATCAAGGCCCAGCTCTGCATCAGCTTGTCTTCGAGGGGAATCTTAAATGCGTTAGGATGCTAGTGAACCTCGGGGCTGATGTGAACATGCAAAATGAAGAAGGGTTCACACCTCTCCATTACTGCGCACTCAGCAACAACTTCGATATGGCCAAGTTCTTGATGAAAAAAAGCGCGAATCCAGATATTGCCGATTACAATGGCAAAACACCTGTTGATTACACCGAAGACTTTGATTTAATCGAGTTATTTCTGATGTTCTCCCCAGATGAGCAAAGAAGAAAGAGCATGTCGCAGCCGACAATCGAAATAAATCACTGTGACTAA
- the LOC5521271 gene encoding outer dynein arm-docking complex subunit 2 isoform X1: MSDAEIEMDAKVTADPKLDEGNDKSDQPNSFKQTTGEETNENTTEKTDQENERQNDNNLTETGGTIRQNDESPPNPDFDANRVESPKPSPRPTSGSHSAGQRGITDQNERSVERPGSAVGRNGPQGKSPSPQASPKPLKKEDSFMKKYLSGSEDDFESDEEKKTKPKNKPTRTAAPKRPVAKTTNKPPSKNDKNSPKKFAPKDNSKEKKDNVIIKRKQKLEPSLKWRTLNLLGNDESDGGSEDKKKQGTAKSKQSRRESRRQTMHSERGRSVATYPDTIYSESSTESEEEDDRVMDGKVNAADLPSEYWQIQRMVKFLKIGNPTATVICLCGLRDFNLSQEMCQMAIRDINGLQILINLLKTESDKCKIGSLKILQPLTTSSKYNRNAIINLGGVQLLVDLVTTGSQEVQGLAAATLANIAMASRARNILRRCGGIRKMVNLLNYQDKSWRKQKSQEQKNLDLEVARSAALALWSCSTSMRNRTSIFKAGSVPLLARLIRLEREDVLIPVVGLVQECAIETRYRTAFKNENMIEPIVQNLKTENQELQIYCANAIFKCAEDEDTRKVVHKYGGLETLVKLLSSHQNKKLLAAVTGAIWKCSVSVENTKRFLELDIVEALLRFLQDEHEEQPEQVQVHIVGALSELAKVQKGRLEILACKGCKTLVDLSTDPNEELVEQVGRAIAACSQDVECRGQFNRRDGLRLLWSLLKSNNPKVIASASWGIHGLMEDTPEAWENARSFVGGLELIVNMLESDDIEVLTSVCAAIGNVANEGENIGVITDYGVVKHLAKLTVLNDIALRRHLAEAIARCCKWGHNARDFTREGAVEAMVEYLSTDDTILKRSAVRALHQLARYPESCIKMHSSGVVKPLMEMVGSEDEALQEAAAGCLLNIRKLAMANEKARQDARKNRDNRSDIMKTPTDIPNSSG; this comes from the exons ATGTCGGATGCTGAGATCGAGATGGATGCCAAAGTCACGGCAGACCCAAAG CTGGATGAAGGAAACGATAAAAGCGATCAACCGAACTCATTTAAGCAAACTACAGGTGAAGAAACAAACGAGAATACAACTGAAAAAACCGACCAGGAAAACGAACGACAAAATGACAACAATCTCACAGAAACTGGTGGGACCATTAGACAAAATGACGAAAGCCCGCCAAACCCTGACTTCGATGCAAACCGCGTGGAAAGTCCAAAACCATCACCTAGGCCTACCAGTGGTTCACATAGCGCAGGGCAAAGGGGTATAACGGATCAAAACGAGAGAAGTGTGGAACGCCCTGGGAGTGCTGTAGGGCGTAATGGTCCTCAAGGGAAGTCGCCCTCACCGCAAGCGAGTCCAAAGCCTTTGAAAAAAGAG GACTCATTCATGAAAAAGTATCTTAGTGGCAGTGAAGACGACTTTGAGAGTGACGAAGAGAAGAAGACGAAACCTAAGAACAAACCTACAAGGACAGCGGCTCCCAAAAGGCCAGTGGCTAAGACGACCAATAAGCCTCCGAG caaaaatgacaagaattcACCTAAAAAATTCGCGCCAAAAGATAATTCAAAGGAGAAAAAAGATAACGTGATCATCAAAAGGAAGCAAAAGCTGGAGCCGTCACTCAAATGGAGAACCTTGAACCTGCTCGGCAATGATGAGAG tgatggtggtagtgaagACAAAAAGAAGCAAGGGACGGCTAAATCGAAGCAGAGTAGACGCGAAAG CCGCAGGCAGACGATGCATTCGGAGCGGGGGCGATCCGTGGCGACGTACCCAGACACCATCTACAGCGAGAGCTCAACAGAAAGCGAAGAGGAGGATGATAGAGTGATGGACGGCAAAGTG AACGCTGCCGACTTACCTTCGGAATATTGGCAGATACAAAGAATGGTCAAGTTTTTGAAG ATTGGGAATCCTACCGCTACGGTTATCTGCTTGTGCGGCTTAAGAGACTTTAACCTTTCTCAAGAGATGTGCCAAATGGCTATACGTGATATCAACGGCTTGCAGATACTCATCAACCTTCTTAagactgagagcgacaagtgCAAGATTGGGTCACTTAAAATCCTTCAACCACTGaccactagtagcaaatacaaCAGAAACGCTATCATTAACCTTGGAG GAGTTCAACTGTTGGTTGACCTTGTGACCACAGGAAGCCAGGAGGTCCAGGGCCTGGCCGCCGCAACTCTAGCCAATATCGCCATGGCGAGCAGAGCTAGGAACATCCTGCGACGATGTGGAGGAATACGAAAAATg GTGAACTTACTGAACTACCAAGACAAGTCTTGGCGCAAACAGAAGTCGCAAGAGCAAAAGAACCTTGACCTTGAGGTGGCCCGCAGTGCCGCGCTTGCGCTATGGAGCTGCAGTACAAGCATGCGCAACAGGACGTCTATCTTTAAGGCAGGAAGCGTGCCACTGCTCGCGAGACTGATTCGCCTTGAGAGAGAAGACGTACTCATCCCAGTAGTGGGCCTTGTCCAGGAATGCGCGATAGAG ACACGATACCGAACAGCTTTTAAGAACGAGAACATGATCGAGCCAATCGTGCAGAACCTGAAGACAGAGAACCAGGAATTGCAAATCTACTGCGCTAATGCCATCTTCAAG TGTGCCGAAGACGAGGATACACGCAAAGTTGTCCACAAATATGGAGGACTCGAGACGCTTGTCAAGTTACTCTCCTCGCATCAAAACAAGAAGCTGTTGGCCGCTGTTACTGGTGCTATCTGGAAATGCTCTGTCAGTGTGGAGAATACGAAGAG GTTTCTTGAGCTTGACATTGTTGAGGCACTACTCAGGTTCTTGCAAGACGAGCACGAGGAACAGCCAGAACAG GTGCAAGTCCACATTGTAGGAGCGCTCTCAGAACTCGCCAAAGTGCAGAAGGGTCGTTTGGAGATCCTCGCCTGCAAGGGATGCAAGACGctggttgacctgtcaaccgACCCCAATGAAGAACTAGTCGAGCAAGTGGGCAGAGCTATCGCCGCCTGCTCTCAGGACGTAGAGTGCAGGGG ACAATTCAACCGCCGTGATGGGTTAAGGCTCCTGTGGTCTTTGCTCAAGTCAAATAACCCCAAG GTTATTGCAAGTGCATCATGGGGAATACATGGTTTGATGGAGGATACTCCG GAAGCGTGGGAGAACGCTCGTTCGTTTGTCGGTGGACTTGAGCTGATTGTGAATATGCTGGAATCCGATGATATTGAG GTTTTAACAAGTGTCTGTGCGGCTATCGGTAACGTCGCTAATGAGGGTGAGAATATTGGAGTCATCACAGACTATGGAGTTGTGAAGCATTTAGCCAAGCTAACAGTCCTG AATGATATCGCGCTGAGAAGACATCTTGCAGAGGCCATTGCTCG GTGCTGCAAGTGGGGTCACAATGCACGTGACTTCACACGTGAAGGGGCCGTGGAGGCTATGGTAGAGTACCTTTCTACAGACGATACCATCTTGAAGCGATCGGCTGTCCGTGCACTGCACCAACTGGCACGGTACCCGGAGAGCTGCATCAAGATGCATTCAAGTGGAGTTGTCAAG CCCCTCATGGAAATGGTTGGATCTGAGGACGAAGCGCTGCAAGAGGCCGCGGCCGGTTGTTTGCTTAACATAAGAAAACTGGCAATGGCGAACGAGAAGGCACGTCAGGATGCACGCAAGAATAGAGACAACCGATCGGATATCATGAAAACACCTACAGACATTCCAAACTCATCAGGCTAG
- the LOC5521156 gene encoding uncharacterized protein LOC5521156 isoform X2, protein MRCGNMADSHSNSSTGSSNNSGSTSQSAEKGKAARTSKGSSTQSRNSESASSLWPPKWLSGFDGPRSELYDSVDDDRELAAKAVAIVVNSTRKGVVSLCAEVASLLKAKKRLELALAAYRKGGLSLHIASSGSNGHRMSSSTGSGTSLSSKEKNTTQSKPCRKSLVNNSTNTEITPSSLKNASVQTDEDYKALLAEESTPALDDQNHAHRVHFDESELRCLQTIQSELHKANRRNAELELELYTARAELKALKEKYVLPQLTNLKGQNRITNPLNTVNSKTKIIKAKSGQMETLNHESEFPQIPNGSDNLQGRVHDMTCNLKSCIKHRNKGVCRPFSTPFKVYPTSVRESTVLPNTASFYKGQCFLLPQSDPPSETAQSNDKELHSKAEAFKVIPSLGDYVVVQGEIKGIIKYLGPIKGELSSYAGVHLDSPDNKIKAMPIL, encoded by the exons ATGAGATGTGGTAATATGGCCGATTCCCACAGTAATTCTTCGACCGGTAGCAGTAACAACTCTGGAAGCACGAGTCAATCCGCAGAGAAAGGAAAAGCTGCAAGAACCTCAAAAGGAAGCTCTACTCAATCGCGAAACTCTGAATCAGCCTCGTCTTTGTGGCCTCCAAAGTGGCTTTCTGGCTTCGATG GTCCTAGGAGCGAACTGTATGATTCCGTAGACGATGATCGCGAGCTTGCTGCAAAAGCAGTAGCCATTGTCGTGAACTCTACTCGAAAGGGTGTAGTTTCTTTATGTGCAGAAGTTGCAAGTCTTTTGAAAGCCAAGAAAAG gCTAGAACTTGCTCTTGCTGCATACAGAAAGGGTGGTTTGTCTTTGCATATTGCTAGTTCAGGCAGTAATGGTCATCGCATGTCAAGTTCAACTGGGTCAGGCACATCACTTTCTTCTAAAGAGAAAAACACCACTCAATCCAAG CCCTGCCGCAAGTCACTTGTTAAtaacagtaccaacactgAAATAACTCCCTCTTCATTAAAAAATGCTTCTGTGCAGACTGACGAAGACTATAAAGCTCTCCTTGCAGAAG AGAGCACTCCTGCACTTGATGACCAGAATCACGCACACAGAGTACATTTTGAT GAAAGTGAGCTGAGATGTTTGCAAACTATACAAAGTGAGCTGCACAAAG CCAACAGAAGAAATGCTGAGCTTGAACTTGAACTTTACACAGCAAGAGCAGAACTAAAG GCTCTCAAAGAGAAATATGTTTTGCCTCAG CTGACCAACCTGAAGGGACAAAACCGTATCACCAATCCTTTAAACAcagtaaattcaaaaacaaa GATTATCAAAGCAAAGTCAGGTCAAATG GAAACCCTAAACCATGAAAGTGAATTTCCACAAATACCGAACGGAAGTGATAATCTCCAAGGCAGAGTCCATGACATGACATGTAACTTAAAAAG CTGTATAAAGCACAGAAATAAAGGTGTATGCCGCCCATTCTCAACGCCTTTTAAAGTCTATCCG ACCTCTGTCAGAGAATCCACCGTGTTACCAAATACTGCAAGCTTCTATAAGGGTCAGTGCTTCCTTCTTCCACAAAGTGATCCTCCTTCAGAAACTGCACAAAGCAATGACAAGGAGCTGCATTCCAA GGCTGAGGCTTTTAAAGTAATACCAAGCTTAGGGGATTACGTTGTTGTTCAAGGAGAAATCAAGG GCATCATTAAGTATCTTGGTCCTATTAAAGGGGAACTCTCAAGTTATGCTGGTGTTCACTTGGATTCTCCAG ACAACAAAATCAAGGCAATGCCGATCCTGTAA
- the LOC5521158 gene encoding melanocyte-stimulating hormone receptor, translating to MITPQNASESQRDFVCDFIGSVKERMNSYPAMLYLSASLNVPTSIMAVVCNSLVLASIWRTPSLHAPSYLIRFNLAITDLAVGLFVQPLYISQRWLNLLDRPREFCVVALAMLVVSVMFAGVSFLTITAICVERYLLLYLHLAYQSVVTNKRTIFAMAGLWITGSLYVGFLALNNILLFKVVGCVIITICLVLNTVSYVKIYKVVRHHQNQISEANRAFAPNSSTVDMRSYRRSVYATFRTYIIFILFVLPFLLSLIALAANSKSRVSRACFHIASTIYFSNSAFNPFIYCWKEPQIKQAIKATLVSIKHTVMPER from the coding sequence ATGATTACGCCTCAAAATGCAAGTGAGAGTCAGAGAGACTTTGTTTGTGACTTCATTGGCAGTGTAAAAGAGAGAATGAACTCGTACCCAGCTATGCTCTACCTCAGCGCCTCTCTAAACGTCCCGACGTCTATCATGGCCGTGGTATGCAACTCACTGGTCCTGGCGAGTATCTGGCGCACCCCAAGCCTCCACGCACCATCCTATCTCATTCGATTTAACCTCGCTATTACTGATCTAGCTGTAGGGTTGTTCGTTCAGCCTTTGTATATCTCGCAACGGTGGTTGAATTTACTAGATCGCCCGAGAGAGTTTTGTGTTGTCGCTTTAGCGATGTTAGTAGTTTCCGTGATGTTTGCTGGCGTCTCCTTTTTAACGATCACGGCTATCTGCGTGGAACGCTATCTACTCCTCTACTTACACTTGGCGTATCAGTCAGTAGTAACAAACAAGCGGACTATCTTCGCCATGGCGGGCCTATGGATCACAGGCTCACTCTATGTCGGCTTTCTTGCGCTAAATAATATCCTCCTCTTCAAAGTCGTCGGCTGTGTTATAATCACAATATGCCTTGTCCTCAACACGGTGTCGTATGTTAAGATTTACAAAGTCGTCCGTCATCATCAGAACCAGATAAGCGAAGCAAATCGCGCATTTGCTCCCAATAGCTCAACCGTTGACATGCGAAGCTACCGACGCTCAGTATATGCGACCTTTCGCACATATATCATATTCATTCTATTCGTTCTTCCATTTCTTTTATCTTTGATTGCGCTGGCCGCAAACAGCAAAAGCCGCGTTAGCCGAGCGTGCTTTCATATCGCCTCGACGATCTACTTTTCAAACTCGGCGTTTAATCCCTTCATCTACTGCTGGAAAGAGCCTCAAATAAAGCAGGCTATTAAGGCAACACTAGTCAGTATCAAGCACACGGTGATGCCTGAACGATGA
- the LOC5521156 gene encoding uncharacterized protein LOC5521156 isoform X1 yields the protein MRCGNMADSHSNSSTGSSNNSGSTSQSAEKGKAARTSKGSSTQSRNSESASSLWPPKWLSGFDGPRSELYDSVDDDRELAAKAVAIVVNSTRKGVVSLCAEVASLLKAKKRLELALAAYRKGGLSLHIASSGSNGHRMSSSTGSGTSLSSKEKNTTQSKPCRKSLVNNSTNTEITPSSLKNASVQTDEDYKALLAEESTPALDDQNHAHRVHFDESELRCLQTIQSELHKANRRNAELELELYTARAELKALKEKYVLPQLTNLKGQNRITNPLNTVNSKTKIIKAKSGQMETLNHESEFPQIPNGSDNLQGRVHDMTCNLKSCIKHRNKGVCRPFSTPFKVYPTSVRESTVLPNTASFYKGQCFLLPQSDPPSETAQSNDKELHSKAEAFKVIPSLGDYVVVQGEIKGIIKYLGPIKGELSSYAGVHLDSPVGNNDGTLNGVRYFFCPQNYGAFVLLEDIMSHQTTKSRQCRSCNSSPPVERNKVEPTIA from the exons ATGAGATGTGGTAATATGGCCGATTCCCACAGTAATTCTTCGACCGGTAGCAGTAACAACTCTGGAAGCACGAGTCAATCCGCAGAGAAAGGAAAAGCTGCAAGAACCTCAAAAGGAAGCTCTACTCAATCGCGAAACTCTGAATCAGCCTCGTCTTTGTGGCCTCCAAAGTGGCTTTCTGGCTTCGATG GTCCTAGGAGCGAACTGTATGATTCCGTAGACGATGATCGCGAGCTTGCTGCAAAAGCAGTAGCCATTGTCGTGAACTCTACTCGAAAGGGTGTAGTTTCTTTATGTGCAGAAGTTGCAAGTCTTTTGAAAGCCAAGAAAAG gCTAGAACTTGCTCTTGCTGCATACAGAAAGGGTGGTTTGTCTTTGCATATTGCTAGTTCAGGCAGTAATGGTCATCGCATGTCAAGTTCAACTGGGTCAGGCACATCACTTTCTTCTAAAGAGAAAAACACCACTCAATCCAAG CCCTGCCGCAAGTCACTTGTTAAtaacagtaccaacactgAAATAACTCCCTCTTCATTAAAAAATGCTTCTGTGCAGACTGACGAAGACTATAAAGCTCTCCTTGCAGAAG AGAGCACTCCTGCACTTGATGACCAGAATCACGCACACAGAGTACATTTTGAT GAAAGTGAGCTGAGATGTTTGCAAACTATACAAAGTGAGCTGCACAAAG CCAACAGAAGAAATGCTGAGCTTGAACTTGAACTTTACACAGCAAGAGCAGAACTAAAG GCTCTCAAAGAGAAATATGTTTTGCCTCAG CTGACCAACCTGAAGGGACAAAACCGTATCACCAATCCTTTAAACAcagtaaattcaaaaacaaa GATTATCAAAGCAAAGTCAGGTCAAATG GAAACCCTAAACCATGAAAGTGAATTTCCACAAATACCGAACGGAAGTGATAATCTCCAAGGCAGAGTCCATGACATGACATGTAACTTAAAAAG CTGTATAAAGCACAGAAATAAAGGTGTATGCCGCCCATTCTCAACGCCTTTTAAAGTCTATCCG ACCTCTGTCAGAGAATCCACCGTGTTACCAAATACTGCAAGCTTCTATAAGGGTCAGTGCTTCCTTCTTCCACAAAGTGATCCTCCTTCAGAAACTGCACAAAGCAATGACAAGGAGCTGCATTCCAA GGCTGAGGCTTTTAAAGTAATACCAAGCTTAGGGGATTACGTTGTTGTTCAAGGAGAAATCAAGG GCATCATTAAGTATCTTGGTCCTATTAAAGGGGAACTCTCAAGTTATGCTGGTGTTCACTTGGATTCTCCAG TTGGCAATAATGATGGCACTTTGAATGGTGTGCGCTATTTCTTTTGTCCTCAAAACTACGGTGCATTTGTTCTTTTGGAGGATATTATGTCGCACCAG ACAACAAAATCAAGGCAATGCCGATCCTGTAACTCATCACCTCCAGTAGAGCGAAACAAGGTAGAGCCGACTATTGCATAG
- the LOC5521271 gene encoding outer dynein arm-docking complex subunit 2 isoform X2: MSDAEIEMDAKVTADPKLDEGNDKSDQPNSFKQTTGEETNENTTEKTDQENERQNDNNLTETGGTIRQNDESPPNPDFDANRVESPKPSPRPTSGSHSAGQRGITDQNERSVERPGSAVGRNGPQGKSPSPQASPKPLKKEDSFMKKYLSGSEDDFESDEEKKTKPKNKPTRTAAPKRPVAKTTNKPPSKNDKNSPKKFAPKDNSKEKKDNVIIKRKQKLEPSLKWRTLNLLGNDESDGGSEDKKKQGTAKSKQSRRESRRQTMHSERGRSVATYPDTIYSESSTESEEEDDRVMDGKVNAADLPSEYWQIQRMVKFLKIGNPTATVICLCGLRDFNLSQEMCQMAIRDINGLQILINLLKTESDKCKIGSLKILQPLTTSSKYNRNAIINLGGVQLLVDLVTTGSQEVQGLAAATLANIAMASRARNILRRCGGIRKMVNLLNYQDKSWRKQKSQEQKNLDLEVARSAALALWSCSTSMRNRTSIFKAGSVPLLARLIRLEREDVLIPVVGLVQECAIETRYRTAFKNENMIEPIVQNLKTENQELQIYCANAIFKCAEDEDTRKVVHKYGGLETLVKLLSSHQNKKLLAAVTGAIWKCSVSVENTKRFLELDIVEALLRFLQDEHEEQPEQVQVHIVGALSELAKVQKGRLEILACKGCKTLVDLSTDPNEELVEQVGRAIAACSQDVECRGQFNRRDGLRLLWSLLKSNNPKVIASASWGIHGLMEDTPEAWENARSFVGGLELIVNMLESDDIERTRESR; encoded by the exons ATGTCGGATGCTGAGATCGAGATGGATGCCAAAGTCACGGCAGACCCAAAG CTGGATGAAGGAAACGATAAAAGCGATCAACCGAACTCATTTAAGCAAACTACAGGTGAAGAAACAAACGAGAATACAACTGAAAAAACCGACCAGGAAAACGAACGACAAAATGACAACAATCTCACAGAAACTGGTGGGACCATTAGACAAAATGACGAAAGCCCGCCAAACCCTGACTTCGATGCAAACCGCGTGGAAAGTCCAAAACCATCACCTAGGCCTACCAGTGGTTCACATAGCGCAGGGCAAAGGGGTATAACGGATCAAAACGAGAGAAGTGTGGAACGCCCTGGGAGTGCTGTAGGGCGTAATGGTCCTCAAGGGAAGTCGCCCTCACCGCAAGCGAGTCCAAAGCCTTTGAAAAAAGAG GACTCATTCATGAAAAAGTATCTTAGTGGCAGTGAAGACGACTTTGAGAGTGACGAAGAGAAGAAGACGAAACCTAAGAACAAACCTACAAGGACAGCGGCTCCCAAAAGGCCAGTGGCTAAGACGACCAATAAGCCTCCGAG caaaaatgacaagaattcACCTAAAAAATTCGCGCCAAAAGATAATTCAAAGGAGAAAAAAGATAACGTGATCATCAAAAGGAAGCAAAAGCTGGAGCCGTCACTCAAATGGAGAACCTTGAACCTGCTCGGCAATGATGAGAG tgatggtggtagtgaagACAAAAAGAAGCAAGGGACGGCTAAATCGAAGCAGAGTAGACGCGAAAG CCGCAGGCAGACGATGCATTCGGAGCGGGGGCGATCCGTGGCGACGTACCCAGACACCATCTACAGCGAGAGCTCAACAGAAAGCGAAGAGGAGGATGATAGAGTGATGGACGGCAAAGTG AACGCTGCCGACTTACCTTCGGAATATTGGCAGATACAAAGAATGGTCAAGTTTTTGAAG ATTGGGAATCCTACCGCTACGGTTATCTGCTTGTGCGGCTTAAGAGACTTTAACCTTTCTCAAGAGATGTGCCAAATGGCTATACGTGATATCAACGGCTTGCAGATACTCATCAACCTTCTTAagactgagagcgacaagtgCAAGATTGGGTCACTTAAAATCCTTCAACCACTGaccactagtagcaaatacaaCAGAAACGCTATCATTAACCTTGGAG GAGTTCAACTGTTGGTTGACCTTGTGACCACAGGAAGCCAGGAGGTCCAGGGCCTGGCCGCCGCAACTCTAGCCAATATCGCCATGGCGAGCAGAGCTAGGAACATCCTGCGACGATGTGGAGGAATACGAAAAATg GTGAACTTACTGAACTACCAAGACAAGTCTTGGCGCAAACAGAAGTCGCAAGAGCAAAAGAACCTTGACCTTGAGGTGGCCCGCAGTGCCGCGCTTGCGCTATGGAGCTGCAGTACAAGCATGCGCAACAGGACGTCTATCTTTAAGGCAGGAAGCGTGCCACTGCTCGCGAGACTGATTCGCCTTGAGAGAGAAGACGTACTCATCCCAGTAGTGGGCCTTGTCCAGGAATGCGCGATAGAG ACACGATACCGAACAGCTTTTAAGAACGAGAACATGATCGAGCCAATCGTGCAGAACCTGAAGACAGAGAACCAGGAATTGCAAATCTACTGCGCTAATGCCATCTTCAAG TGTGCCGAAGACGAGGATACACGCAAAGTTGTCCACAAATATGGAGGACTCGAGACGCTTGTCAAGTTACTCTCCTCGCATCAAAACAAGAAGCTGTTGGCCGCTGTTACTGGTGCTATCTGGAAATGCTCTGTCAGTGTGGAGAATACGAAGAG GTTTCTTGAGCTTGACATTGTTGAGGCACTACTCAGGTTCTTGCAAGACGAGCACGAGGAACAGCCAGAACAG GTGCAAGTCCACATTGTAGGAGCGCTCTCAGAACTCGCCAAAGTGCAGAAGGGTCGTTTGGAGATCCTCGCCTGCAAGGGATGCAAGACGctggttgacctgtcaaccgACCCCAATGAAGAACTAGTCGAGCAAGTGGGCAGAGCTATCGCCGCCTGCTCTCAGGACGTAGAGTGCAGGGG ACAATTCAACCGCCGTGATGGGTTAAGGCTCCTGTGGTCTTTGCTCAAGTCAAATAACCCCAAG GTTATTGCAAGTGCATCATGGGGAATACATGGTTTGATGGAGGATACTCCG GAAGCGTGGGAGAACGCTCGTTCGTTTGTCGGTGGACTTGAGCTGATTGTGAATATGCTGGAATCCGATGATATTGAG AGGACAAGAGAATCCAGATAA